In Myxococcus guangdongensis, one genomic interval encodes:
- the miaE gene encoding tRNA-(ms[2]io[6]A)-hydroxylase, which yields MSSRPTPSRRPLSGEGPVILHSATDPRWLPLALEHFDAVLVDHAHCEKKAAANALSLLQAYPDLPGLPAQMARLAREESAHLARVLDIMEARGLTLTKDSGDPYAQGLQKLVRTPATERRTDRLLVAAIIEARSCERLSLLAEGLTDPALARFYGELAQSEDGHQSLFFRLAVTASGGDDALVRERMEWMLGHEARVLEDIGVRAAIH from the coding sequence ATGAGCAGCCGTCCCACGCCTTCCCGCCGCCCCCTCTCCGGAGAGGGCCCCGTCATCCTCCACTCGGCCACGGACCCGCGTTGGCTCCCGCTGGCGCTCGAGCACTTCGACGCCGTGCTGGTGGACCACGCCCACTGCGAGAAGAAGGCCGCCGCCAACGCGCTGTCGCTCCTGCAGGCCTACCCGGACCTGCCAGGGCTGCCCGCGCAGATGGCCCGCCTGGCGCGCGAGGAGAGCGCGCACCTGGCCCGCGTGCTCGACATCATGGAGGCCCGGGGGCTCACGCTCACCAAGGACTCCGGGGACCCGTACGCGCAGGGGCTGCAGAAGCTGGTGCGCACCCCGGCCACGGAGCGGCGCACCGACAGGCTCCTGGTCGCCGCCATCATCGAGGCGCGCTCGTGCGAGCGGCTGTCACTGCTTGCCGAGGGCCTGACGGACCCGGCGCTCGCGCGCTTCTACGGGGAGCTGGCCCAGTCCGAGGACGGACACCAGTCGCTGTTCTTCCGGCTGGCCGTCACCGCGTCCGGAGGCGACGACGCGCTCGTGCGCGAGCGGATGGAGTGGATGCTCGGCCACGAGGCGCGGGTGCTCGAGGACATCGGCGTGCGCGCGGCCATCCACTGA
- the bioD gene encoding dethiobiotin synthase: MSRPFQIFVTGTDTGVGKTQASRALLSLLDDAGLSPQGFKPYESGCASLRAPADALSLREAAGSTLPLDVLCPHRFRLPVAPGVAAARLGREPDWKLTLAAWRQLKGGPAVVEGAGGLFVPLDSRHDVIDLIQTLRLPVLLVARAGLGTLNHTALSLQALAARRIPVRAVLLSRSSATRDVSERDNRALLEARHGVPVLGPVPFEPDARRRHTAFRRALRPLMP; the protein is encoded by the coding sequence ATGAGCCGACCGTTCCAGATTTTCGTCACCGGCACGGACACGGGGGTGGGCAAGACGCAGGCCTCGCGCGCGCTGCTGTCCCTCCTCGACGACGCGGGCCTGTCGCCCCAGGGCTTCAAGCCCTACGAGTCCGGCTGCGCCTCCCTGCGCGCCCCCGCCGACGCGCTCTCGCTGCGCGAGGCCGCGGGCAGCACGCTCCCGCTGGACGTCCTGTGTCCGCACCGCTTCCGCCTGCCCGTGGCCCCGGGCGTGGCCGCCGCGCGTCTGGGGCGCGAGCCGGACTGGAAGCTCACCCTGGCGGCCTGGAGGCAGCTGAAGGGCGGCCCCGCCGTGGTGGAGGGCGCTGGCGGGCTCTTCGTCCCGCTGGACTCGCGCCATGACGTCATCGACCTCATCCAGACGCTGCGGCTGCCCGTGCTGCTGGTGGCGCGCGCGGGGCTGGGCACGCTCAACCACACCGCGCTGTCGCTCCAGGCGCTCGCCGCCCGCCGCATCCCCGTGCGCGCCGTGCTGCTCTCGCGGAGCAGCGCCACCCGTGATGTCTCCGAGCGCGACAACCGCGCGCTGCTGGAGGCGCGGCACGGTGTCCCGGTGCTCGGGCCGGTGCCGTTCGAGCCCGACGCGCGACGTCGGCACACCGCGTTCCGGCGCGCCCTCCGCCCTCTGATGCCGTGA
- a CDS encoding ABC transporter substrate-binding protein, whose amino-acid sequence MKTLRLMSCCAALLAGCSFTTAGGLDECETSADCDTNQVCSTGGFCLPQPEGCGEVVGPTTGNPIVLGAALPLTTSTGEDVSEKQALNALKLAMEEINQREGVGGRRFNLLICDTRSEPARAREQAEWLVTERGVPAIFSSGSAQTIAISTITIPRNVLLMTHTATSPDIATLSDKTAASGDAGLVWRTAPSDRLQGRIIADLVSNVRAVDGDQRPFADTTTVSLVYVNDAYGQGLFDTVLGRVSNGRTPSSAFYARNGDVTAAVTHLATNPAPSIAVMMGFSEDNAKIITQAASQGRTSQRYFFTDASKDANLITSLGTSKGIVEGAYGTAPAQARPGDAVYTTFKERFRTAYSGTDPGQFSFTAHAYDSMYLVALGAAFAAGAEVNNPQPITGDRIAQGLAKVTPPPATAATTYALGFSRFTEARGEISAGKFINVQGASGALDFDATGEAPSEYELFRIVDGAFQTVELIAPAAD is encoded by the coding sequence ATGAAGACCCTGCGACTCATGTCGTGCTGCGCGGCGCTGCTGGCCGGCTGCAGCTTCACCACCGCGGGCGGGCTCGACGAGTGCGAGACCAGCGCGGACTGCGACACCAACCAGGTGTGCTCCACGGGCGGCTTCTGCCTGCCCCAGCCGGAGGGCTGCGGCGAGGTGGTGGGCCCCACCACGGGCAACCCGATTGTCCTGGGCGCGGCGCTGCCCCTGACGACGTCCACCGGCGAGGACGTGTCGGAGAAGCAGGCGCTCAACGCGCTCAAGCTCGCGATGGAGGAGATCAACCAGCGCGAGGGCGTGGGCGGTCGGCGCTTCAACCTGCTCATCTGCGACACGCGCTCGGAGCCGGCCCGGGCCCGCGAGCAGGCCGAGTGGCTGGTGACGGAGCGCGGCGTGCCCGCCATCTTCTCTTCGGGCAGCGCGCAGACCATCGCCATCAGCACCATCACGATTCCGCGCAACGTGCTGTTGATGACGCACACGGCGACCAGCCCCGACATCGCCACGTTGAGCGACAAGACGGCGGCGTCCGGTGACGCGGGCCTGGTGTGGCGCACGGCGCCGTCGGACCGGTTGCAGGGCCGCATCATCGCGGACCTGGTGAGCAACGTGCGCGCGGTGGACGGGGACCAGCGCCCCTTCGCGGACACCACCACGGTGAGCCTCGTCTACGTGAACGACGCCTACGGTCAGGGCCTGTTCGACACCGTCCTCGGCCGGGTGAGCAACGGCCGGACGCCCTCCTCCGCGTTCTACGCGCGCAACGGCGACGTGACCGCGGCGGTGACGCACCTGGCGACCAACCCGGCGCCGAGCATCGCGGTGATGATGGGCTTCTCCGAGGACAACGCGAAGATCATCACCCAGGCGGCCAGCCAGGGGCGCACCAGCCAGCGCTACTTCTTCACGGACGCGAGCAAGGACGCGAACCTCATCACGTCGCTGGGCACCTCGAAGGGCATCGTCGAGGGCGCCTACGGCACCGCGCCCGCGCAGGCGCGTCCGGGTGACGCGGTCTACACCACGTTCAAGGAGCGCTTCCGCACGGCGTACAGCGGCACGGACCCGGGCCAGTTCTCCTTCACCGCGCACGCGTACGACTCCATGTACCTGGTGGCGCTGGGCGCGGCGTTCGCGGCGGGCGCGGAGGTCAACAACCCCCAGCCCATCACCGGCGACCGCATCGCGCAGGGTCTGGCCAAGGTGACGCCGCCTCCGGCCACCGCGGCCACCACCTACGCGCTGGGCTTCAGCCGCTTCACGGAGGCGCGCGGCGAAATCAGCGCGGGCAAGTTCATCAACGTGCAGGGCGCCAGCGGCGCGCTGGACTTCGACGCCACGGGTGAGGCCCCGTCCGAGTACGAGCTGTTCCGGATTGTCGACGGCGCCTTCCAGACGGTGGAGCTCATCGCTCCCGCCGCGGACTGA
- a CDS encoding pyridoxal phosphate-dependent aminotransferase translates to MSRFSLRSDFSRTPNPLADALAGHRAQGLPLLDLTVSNPTRVGLPAPDAGALHPPGAFDYAPEALGLPSAREAVAGYLRSRGTAVSPEHLVLSASTSESYGWLFKLLCEPGDDVLVPAPCYPLFEHLARLEAVQTRSYRLPLAHGFGLDVGEVEAAIGPRTRAVLIINPGNPTGHFLHEGELAALADVCARHQLALISDEVFADYAWDAVPGRVTTVAGRALPMPTFSLSGLSKVAGLPGLKLGWMHVGGPEAARDEALARLEWVADTYLSVATPVQLALPRLLAHAPVFQEALLGRVRANREHLARARPPGATWDVLPAHGGWSAVLRIPREPGEEATCLALLAAGVLVQPGYFYDFGGGAFLVLSLLTPPEDFIAALAPLTRVLGASG, encoded by the coding sequence GTGAGCCGCTTCTCCCTCCGCTCGGACTTCTCCCGCACTCCGAATCCACTGGCGGACGCGCTCGCCGGGCACCGCGCCCAGGGCCTCCCCCTGCTGGACCTCACCGTCTCCAACCCCACCCGCGTGGGACTCCCGGCGCCCGACGCCGGCGCGCTCCACCCTCCCGGCGCCTTCGACTACGCGCCGGAAGCACTCGGCCTCCCCTCGGCTCGCGAGGCGGTGGCCGGGTACCTCCGCTCCCGGGGCACCGCCGTCTCCCCGGAGCACCTGGTGCTCAGCGCGAGCACCAGCGAGTCCTACGGCTGGCTCTTCAAGCTGCTGTGCGAGCCGGGTGACGACGTCCTCGTCCCCGCGCCCTGCTACCCCCTCTTCGAGCACCTGGCGCGTCTGGAGGCCGTCCAGACGCGCTCCTACCGCCTTCCACTCGCGCACGGCTTCGGCCTGGACGTGGGCGAGGTGGAGGCGGCCATCGGCCCGCGCACCCGCGCCGTGCTCATCATCAACCCCGGCAACCCCACCGGCCACTTCCTGCACGAGGGCGAGCTGGCCGCGCTCGCCGACGTCTGCGCGCGCCACCAGCTGGCCCTCATCAGCGACGAGGTGTTCGCCGACTACGCCTGGGACGCCGTGCCCGGACGGGTGACGACGGTGGCCGGCCGCGCGCTGCCCATGCCCACCTTCAGCCTGTCCGGCCTGTCCAAGGTGGCGGGCCTGCCCGGCCTGAAGCTCGGGTGGATGCACGTGGGCGGACCCGAGGCCGCGCGCGACGAGGCCCTGGCCCGGCTGGAGTGGGTGGCGGACACGTACCTGTCCGTGGCCACGCCCGTGCAGCTCGCGCTGCCCCGGCTGCTCGCCCACGCGCCCGTGTTCCAGGAGGCGCTGCTCGGGCGCGTGCGCGCCAACCGAGAGCACCTCGCGAGGGCGCGGCCCCCGGGCGCGACGTGGGACGTGCTGCCCGCGCACGGCGGCTGGAGCGCGGTGCTGCGGATTCCGAGGGAGCCGGGCGAGGAGGCCACGTGCCTCGCGCTGCTGGCGGCGGGGGTGCTCGTCCAGCCCGGCTACTTCTACGACTTCGGCGGGGGGGCGTTCCTGGTGCTCTCGCTGCTCACCCCACCCGAGGACTTCATCGCCGCCCTGGCGCCGCTGACGCGGGTGCTCGGGGCGTCGGGGTAG
- a CDS encoding patatin-like phospholipase family protein encodes MNRSRTSLLCLVLLATLHGGCFLRTGYILEALNEPSEPKTPPLPPSFRERVGRLTRSHLIDAYADPAEVAKWMSALGSAPRPIVEQVECLRAHAGGSNATCYDAFLRATVPGGIWGLPAQPRSVNPTAPTAAEVDAQRFLGNAMGIAASLAALGDSLSDPMNPSLLNQGLREGAESAAQYVSARRWSRKLGRPSNAVVLSGGGANGAFSAGIMWRMLGVLEQCRGKPEPEGCGDARIDLAAGSSTGALISTLVDLFHTPGHEQKARDMLLGNYTCSVESDLYCVNSTWVWKIATDLKGLVRFDGVESKLRAAVVPAQLTNGTELVSVSVDFETGDVHGVSDQDPADFSPTATDAQRVDGLINAVLASIVEPVLAEPVPWIPTSKGRYAGTFMDGGVRSGLPVLQAVQRGAERVLVISTGNLESTPVPAPENAVSTLMRTIDLFVAQPRVGEVQQAELAAVGRRFAEYNVCTLRLAQVEDTTVVEPYCRRTGSGFVPTEPRSLQAATSMWLGPARFEQVASSWRTSWMFRPESQLATASGYAFSPQVMRPLFKEGVKSFQQRCAEVLRLFEVRGTLAQNECARPVDEVVTEAESRFAPMGKCTDGKPDQRSCD; translated from the coding sequence GTGAACCGAAGTCGGACGTCCCTGCTGTGTCTCGTGCTGCTCGCCACCCTCCATGGCGGCTGCTTCCTGCGCACCGGCTACATCCTGGAGGCGCTCAACGAGCCCTCGGAGCCGAAGACGCCGCCCCTTCCGCCCTCCTTCCGTGAGCGCGTGGGCCGCCTGACGCGCTCCCACCTGATCGACGCCTACGCCGACCCCGCCGAAGTGGCGAAGTGGATGTCCGCCCTGGGCAGCGCCCCCCGCCCCATCGTCGAACAGGTGGAGTGCCTGCGCGCCCACGCCGGCGGCAGCAACGCCACCTGCTACGACGCCTTCCTGCGCGCCACCGTCCCGGGCGGCATCTGGGGCCTGCCCGCCCAACCCCGGAGCGTCAACCCGACGGCGCCCACCGCCGCGGAGGTCGACGCGCAGCGCTTCCTCGGCAACGCGATGGGCATCGCCGCGTCGCTCGCCGCGCTGGGCGATTCGCTGTCGGACCCGATGAACCCCAGCCTGCTCAACCAGGGCCTGCGCGAGGGCGCCGAGTCCGCCGCGCAGTACGTGAGCGCCCGCCGCTGGAGCCGCAAGCTGGGCCGCCCCTCCAACGCGGTGGTGCTCAGCGGCGGCGGCGCCAACGGCGCCTTCAGCGCGGGCATCATGTGGCGAATGCTCGGCGTGCTCGAGCAGTGCCGGGGCAAGCCCGAGCCCGAGGGTTGCGGTGACGCGCGCATCGACCTGGCCGCGGGCTCCAGCACCGGCGCGCTCATCAGCACCCTGGTGGACCTGTTCCACACGCCCGGCCACGAGCAGAAGGCCCGCGACATGCTCCTGGGCAACTACACCTGCTCGGTGGAGTCGGACCTGTACTGCGTCAACTCGACGTGGGTCTGGAAGATCGCCACCGACCTCAAGGGCCTGGTCCGCTTCGACGGCGTGGAGAGCAAGCTGCGCGCCGCCGTCGTCCCCGCGCAGCTCACCAACGGCACGGAGCTGGTCTCCGTCTCCGTGGACTTCGAGACCGGTGACGTCCATGGCGTCAGCGACCAGGACCCCGCGGACTTCTCGCCCACCGCCACCGATGCGCAGCGCGTGGACGGCCTCATCAACGCCGTGCTCGCCTCCATCGTCGAGCCCGTGCTCGCCGAGCCCGTCCCCTGGATTCCCACCAGCAAGGGCCGCTACGCGGGCACCTTCATGGATGGCGGCGTGCGCTCGGGACTGCCCGTGCTCCAGGCCGTCCAGCGCGGCGCCGAGCGCGTGCTCGTCATCTCCACCGGCAACCTCGAGTCCACGCCCGTGCCGGCCCCGGAGAACGCGGTCTCCACGCTGATGCGCACCATCGACCTGTTCGTGGCCCAGCCGCGCGTGGGCGAGGTGCAGCAGGCGGAGCTCGCCGCCGTGGGCCGCCGCTTCGCCGAGTACAACGTCTGCACGCTGCGGCTCGCGCAGGTGGAGGACACCACCGTGGTGGAGCCCTACTGCCGCCGCACCGGCTCGGGCTTCGTCCCCACCGAGCCGCGCTCGCTCCAGGCCGCCACCAGCATGTGGCTGGGCCCCGCCCGCTTCGAGCAGGTCGCGTCGAGCTGGCGCACGTCGTGGATGTTCCGACCCGAGTCGCAGCTCGCCACCGCCAGCGGCTACGCGTTCTCGCCCCAGGTCATGCGCCCGCTCTTCAAGGAGGGCGTGAAGTCCTTCCAACAGCGCTGCGCCGAGGTGCTGCGCCTGTTCGAGGTGCGCGGCACGCTCGCCCAGAACGAGTGCGCCCGCCCCGTCGACGAAGTCGTGACCGAGGCCGAGTCGCGCTTCGCCCCGATGGGGAAGTGCACCGACGGCAAGCCCGACCAGCGCTCCTGCGATTGA
- a CDS encoding tetratricopeptide repeat protein has translation MRLVFVLSAALALSPPVAFAQRAKNPAALIKEGERLYQAGKYQEAADVLKKAHEAQPNPRLIFNIAVALENSGDLREALSWYQQYVGNTEGTDPALLKRSARSIDKLRLLLDKENQAQASAEAERQKLQGEAAAAQKRAEEEQLAAQRAEEENLRQRQAELDRAIKSYQRQKIAAFAVGGVAVLGVGAGVLFGLQASDEREKFDAARTEDTKQTFADNTKTKALLADIGFGVGLAGAITAIILYPKDGPPVEGEVRMTLAPRGTGAGLEVSF, from the coding sequence ATGAGACTGGTCTTCGTATTGTCGGCGGCCCTCGCGCTGTCGCCCCCGGTGGCGTTCGCCCAGCGCGCCAAGAATCCAGCGGCCCTCATCAAGGAGGGCGAGCGGCTGTATCAAGCCGGCAAGTACCAAGAAGCCGCGGACGTGCTGAAGAAGGCCCACGAGGCCCAGCCCAACCCGCGGCTCATCTTCAACATCGCCGTGGCGCTGGAGAACTCCGGGGACCTGCGCGAGGCGCTCTCCTGGTACCAGCAATACGTGGGCAACACCGAGGGCACGGACCCGGCGCTGCTCAAGCGCAGCGCCCGCAGCATCGACAAGCTGCGGCTGCTGCTCGACAAGGAGAACCAGGCGCAGGCGTCCGCGGAGGCCGAGCGCCAGAAGCTGCAGGGCGAGGCGGCGGCGGCGCAGAAGCGCGCGGAGGAGGAGCAGCTGGCCGCGCAGCGCGCCGAGGAGGAGAACCTGCGCCAGCGCCAGGCGGAGCTGGACCGGGCCATCAAGTCCTACCAGCGCCAGAAGATCGCCGCGTTCGCGGTGGGCGGCGTGGCGGTGCTGGGAGTGGGCGCGGGCGTGCTGTTCGGCCTGCAGGCGAGCGACGAGCGCGAGAAGTTCGACGCCGCGCGCACCGAGGACACCAAGCAGACCTTCGCGGACAATACGAAGACCAAGGCGCTGCTCGCGGACATCGGCTTCGGCGTGGGACTGGCCGGCGCCATCACCGCCATCATCCTGTATCCGAAAGACGGCCCCCCGGTGGAAGGCGAGGTCCGGATGACCCTGGCGCCTCGTGGCACCGGCGCGGGTCTGGAGGTCAGCTTCTGA
- a CDS encoding AgmX/PglI C-terminal domain-containing protein codes for MSQSSTHRWIALPLVCLSILLLLAALAYWLTQPTSPPPPPEEPLAEAPPPAPAPTPPPRITPPPVVPPPAFPSPQSEVPVPEQPDQRRVIQSEFTLEEIHGDFRPEDIEAALKAVTPLVQQCFQDAAQRNRGPQAVKLRFNLESRGEGEGRMDKGEVLASTIPDPMVQACVVDSLLDIGFKTPSRGGRATVVYPFEFRVPLE; via the coding sequence ATGTCCCAGAGCTCCACCCACCGCTGGATCGCCCTGCCCCTGGTCTGCCTGAGCATCCTGTTGCTCCTGGCCGCCCTCGCCTACTGGCTCACCCAACCCACCTCCCCGCCGCCACCGCCCGAGGAGCCCCTCGCCGAGGCCCCTCCGCCGGCCCCCGCACCCACGCCGCCGCCCCGCATCACCCCGCCGCCCGTGGTGCCGCCCCCCGCCTTCCCCTCGCCCCAATCCGAAGTCCCCGTCCCCGAGCAGCCCGACCAACGCCGCGTCATCCAGAGCGAGTTCACCCTCGAGGAAATCCACGGCGACTTCCGCCCCGAGGACATCGAGGCCGCCCTCAAGGCGGTGACTCCGCTCGTGCAGCAATGTTTCCAGGATGCCGCACAGCGAAACCGGGGCCCACAAGCCGTGAAGCTGCGCTTCAACCTGGAGTCACGCGGCGAGGGCGAGGGGCGGATGGACAAGGGGGAGGTGCTGGCGAGCACCATCCCGGACCCGATGGTGCAGGCGTGCGTGGTGGACTCGCTCCTGGACATCGGGTTCAAGACCCCGTCCCGAGGGGGGCGGGCGACGGTGGTGTATCCCTTCGAGTTCCGAGTACCGTTGGAGTAA
- a CDS encoding phosphoenolpyruvate carboxykinase (GTP) — protein sequence MASTQVAAEGSKAPTNNPTLLAWVAEMAKMTQPDSIVWCDGSESEKKRMTEQAVSEGILIPLNQEKRPGCYLHRSNPNDVARVEHLTFICTPNKAEAGPTNNWMEPDEAYHKLGNLFDGCMKGRTMYVVPYAMGPIGSPFTKIGVELTDSIYVVLNMRIMARMGKQALDMLGDSDDFNRGLHSTGDVNPDRRYICHFPHDNTIWSFGSGYGGNVLLGKKCLALRIGSFLGREEGWLAEHMLILGVTSPKGETTYVAAAFPSACGKTNFAMMIPPAEYKGWKIETVGDDIAWMRPGPDGRLYAINPEAGYFGVVPGTNNKTNPNAMETISKDTLFTNVALTPDGDVWWEGKDGEVPEELTDWQGRPWKKGSPEKAAHPNSRFTAPMSNNPVLSAKANDPMGVPISALIFGGRRSSTVPLVLQAFNWTHGVFLGATMGSETTAAATGKVGVVRRDPMAMLPFCGYHMGDYLQHWLDMQKTIPQLPKIFQVNWFRQDKDGKFLWPGFGENMRVLEWVVNRVHGRVPTKETLLGWVPRQDEGLNLKGLDMSVDAVAEATSIKEDEWKSELKSQEVFFEQLGTKAPEALMLQRKLLISRLEH from the coding sequence ATGGCTTCGACGCAAGTGGCGGCGGAGGGCTCCAAGGCCCCCACGAACAACCCCACGCTGCTGGCCTGGGTGGCCGAGATGGCCAAGATGACCCAGCCGGACAGCATTGTCTGGTGCGATGGCTCCGAGTCCGAGAAGAAGCGGATGACGGAGCAGGCGGTGAGCGAGGGCATCCTCATCCCGCTGAACCAGGAGAAGCGGCCCGGCTGCTACCTGCACCGCTCCAACCCGAACGACGTGGCGCGCGTGGAGCACCTCACGTTCATCTGCACGCCGAACAAGGCCGAGGCGGGCCCCACCAACAACTGGATGGAGCCGGACGAGGCGTACCACAAGCTCGGCAACCTCTTCGACGGGTGCATGAAGGGCCGCACCATGTACGTGGTGCCCTACGCCATGGGCCCCATCGGCAGCCCCTTCACGAAGATCGGCGTGGAGCTGACCGACAGCATCTACGTCGTGCTGAACATGCGCATCATGGCGCGCATGGGGAAGCAGGCGCTGGACATGCTGGGCGACAGCGACGACTTCAACCGCGGCCTGCACAGCACGGGCGACGTCAACCCGGACCGCCGCTACATCTGCCACTTCCCGCACGACAACACCATCTGGAGCTTCGGCTCGGGATATGGCGGCAACGTGCTGCTCGGGAAGAAATGCCTCGCGCTGCGCATCGGCAGCTTCCTGGGCCGCGAGGAGGGGTGGCTGGCCGAGCACATGCTCATCCTCGGCGTGACCAGCCCCAAGGGCGAGACGACCTACGTCGCCGCCGCCTTCCCGTCCGCGTGCGGCAAGACGAACTTCGCGATGATGATTCCGCCCGCCGAGTACAAGGGCTGGAAGATCGAAACGGTGGGCGACGACATCGCCTGGATGCGCCCGGGCCCGGACGGCCGGCTGTACGCCATCAACCCGGAGGCCGGCTACTTCGGCGTCGTCCCGGGCACCAACAACAAGACCAACCCCAACGCCATGGAGACCATCTCCAAGGACACGCTGTTCACCAACGTGGCGCTGACGCCGGATGGTGACGTGTGGTGGGAGGGCAAGGACGGCGAGGTCCCCGAGGAGCTCACCGACTGGCAGGGCCGGCCGTGGAAGAAGGGCAGCCCGGAGAAGGCGGCGCATCCGAACAGCCGCTTCACCGCGCCCATGTCCAACAACCCGGTGCTCAGCGCCAAGGCGAATGATCCGATGGGCGTGCCCATCTCCGCGCTCATCTTCGGCGGCCGTCGCTCCAGCACCGTCCCCCTGGTCCTCCAGGCCTTCAACTGGACCCACGGCGTGTTCCTGGGCGCCACCATGGGCAGCGAGACGACGGCGGCGGCCACGGGCAAGGTCGGCGTCGTGCGCCGCGACCCCATGGCCATGCTGCCCTTCTGCGGCTACCACATGGGCGACTACCTCCAGCACTGGCTGGACATGCAGAAGACCATTCCGCAGCTGCCCAAGATCTTCCAGGTGAACTGGTTCCGTCAGGACAAGGACGGCAAGTTCCTGTGGCCGGGCTTCGGCGAGAACATGCGCGTGCTGGAGTGGGTGGTGAACCGCGTGCACGGCCGCGTCCCCACCAAGGAGACGCTGCTGGGCTGGGTGCCCCGTCAGGACGAGGGCCTCAACCTCAAGGGCCTGGACATGTCGGTGGACGCCGTCGCCGAGGCCACCTCCATCAAGGAGGACGAGTGGAAGAGCGAGCTCAAGAGCCAGGAGGTCTTCTTCGAGCAGCTGGGCACCAAGGCGCCCGAGGCCCTCATGCTCCAGCGCAAGCTGCTGATTTCGCGCCTGGAGCACTGA
- a CDS encoding GNAT family N-acetyltransferase, whose product MPVSVEQLGPQDADALRALLSKDPVHNLYLLGLLEEFGIAARGRIPFAFYGRFDNQLLTAAVFVGGEGGLVVPSASDASATSVIADALASSLRLKAAVGDKSSVDALLRSLSPGKPRLSRTQRLFSVSADDLGPFTNPLLRLAREEDLPRLLPLAQGYVREAMERDPLSEDPRGYEARVVQRVRQKRTYVLEENDALVLKVDIGSRSQYGAELEGLYTLPAERQKGHATLCLGQISRHLLSSLPRLTMRIDERDESTARIARKVGYLAGRTWRLVLVE is encoded by the coding sequence ATGCCCGTCTCCGTCGAACAGCTCGGCCCCCAGGACGCGGACGCCCTGCGGGCGCTGCTCTCGAAGGACCCGGTCCACAACCTCTACCTGCTGGGGTTGCTGGAGGAGTTCGGCATCGCCGCGCGGGGCCGCATCCCCTTCGCCTTCTACGGGCGCTTCGACAACCAGCTGCTGACGGCCGCCGTCTTCGTGGGCGGAGAAGGTGGCCTCGTGGTGCCCAGCGCCAGCGACGCGAGCGCCACCAGCGTCATCGCGGACGCGCTGGCCTCCTCGCTGCGCCTGAAGGCCGCGGTGGGCGACAAGTCCTCGGTGGACGCGCTCCTGCGCAGCCTGTCCCCGGGCAAGCCCCGGCTGTCGCGCACGCAGCGGCTGTTCAGCGTGTCCGCGGACGACCTGGGCCCCTTCACCAATCCGCTGCTGCGGCTCGCGCGCGAGGAGGACCTGCCCCGCCTGTTGCCGCTGGCGCAGGGCTACGTGCGCGAGGCCATGGAGAGAGACCCGCTCTCCGAGGACCCTCGGGGCTACGAGGCGCGCGTCGTCCAGCGCGTGCGTCAGAAGCGCACCTACGTGCTGGAGGAGAACGACGCGCTGGTGCTCAAGGTGGACATCGGCAGCCGCTCCCAATACGGCGCGGAGCTCGAGGGCCTCTACACCCTGCCCGCCGAGCGCCAGAAGGGCCACGCCACGCTGTGCCTGGGGCAGATCTCCCGGCACCTGCTGTCCTCGCTGCCCCGGCTGACGATGCGCATCGACGAGCGCGACGAGAGCACCGCCCGCATCGCCCGGAAGGTCGGCTACCTGGCCGGCCGCACGTGGCGGCTGGTGCTGGTGGAGTAG